The Hemiscyllium ocellatum isolate sHemOce1 chromosome 31, sHemOce1.pat.X.cur, whole genome shotgun sequence sequence tacagttacaacactggcagctacctgacaatgtggaaaattgtccaggtatgtcccatacacaaaaagcaggacaaatccaacacaaccaattactgccccatcagttcactctcaatcatcagtaaagtgatggaaggtgctgTAAACAGTGCTATCCAgtagcacctactcagcaataatgggtcagtgacactcagtttgggttctgccagggctcaGACGCTGACTTCAatacagacttggttcaaacatgggacagaagagctgaatttcagagggaGGTGAGCGTGatggcccttgacatcaaggctgcacgTGCCATCAAGGAGCCTTAGGAAACCTGAAATTAATGTTGGGGACAATTTCTCTGgatggcacaaaggaaaatgattgTGGTTATTGGAGACCAGTCATCTCAACaccaggatatttctgcaggggttcctcaagGTAGTATCTTAGGTCAaaccaatgaccttctctccatcagaaTGCCAGAATTGAGGATTTTACTGATGATGGTGCAGTGTttaacaccattcacaactcctcagatactaaagcagtcaaTGTTTAAATGCAATacgatctggacaatatccaggcttagactGAAAAGTGGAAAGTAACACGATTGCCACACAATGACCTGCTGCaataagtatgtgaataggaagggtttagagggatttgggccaagtgctggcaaatgggacgagattacggtaggatatctggttggaattgacaagttgaattgaagggtctctttccatgctgtacctctctatggctgtaagagacaatctaactactgtCCCTTGACATTAAATAGTGTTACAATCAcagaattccccactatcaacatcctagaggTTACTATTGACAAGAATCTCAATTGGACTAGCCAAATAAATACTGTAGTTActaggttaggaatactgcagcgaggaTCTCGCCTTCTAACTCCACAAAGCCCGTCtatcatccacaaggcacaagtaagGGGTGTGATGGCAGCCAcaccaacaactctcaagaagtttgacaccgcCCAGGAAAAAGCAATCCACTTAATTTACACCATATCCACAAATAGGCTAGGTGAAAGtaagtactgcagatactggagatttgagtccagagtgtggtgctggaaaagcacagcaggtcaggcagcattggaggagcaggaaaattgacgtttcgagtaaaagcccttcatcaggaatgaagcagggagcctccagggtggagagataactgggagggggatggagctggggggaggtagctgcttcagggcagaggagacaacctgggggttgcagtgagagagacgcagatctttgtagagagaggaggagaacttcttagCACCACATTCTGGACCACATTTACAAATGTCCACTCTGTTCACcacaacactcagtagcagcagtgtgtaccatctacaaaatgcactgcagaaattcatcaaagattctcaggtagcaccttccaaatccacaaccacttccacctcaaaggacaagggccgcagatacatgggaacctcttcaactgcaagttcccctgcaagccaatcaccatcctgagttggaaatatatcgctgttcctttactgtcgctGAGTCAAGATCTTTGGACTAGCTCTCTAATGGTATTGCCAATGTacctacactccaaggactgCAAAGGTTCAGGAGAGTAGATCTGCACTACcatctccagggcaactagggatggggacaataaatgctgaccaagccaGCAACTGCCATTTCACATGGCTGAATTTCCCTGAATTCCCAGCGTCTGACTTGCTGTGTAGCCCCAATATTTAGATGGCTAGTctggttcaatttctggtcaacagtaaggactatgatgttgatggtgaggattcagtgatgagcgtgccattgaatgttaaaggGTGATGGTTAAACCCTCTATTGTTAAAGATAGTCATTACCTATCACTTAAATAGCACAAATGTCACTTGCCATTGAATAGCTGTAAATTGTACTAAACTTTCTTATATTTTGGGAATGGCAGTATCCTGTGCTGTGCAAAAATGTGGCTTGTAACTGTGAGTACATAGGCAGCCTACAGGTTGTCAGTATTGTCATTGAGGTCTCTTCTGAAATCcggctttttttttgttatccCAGGAATCGGCCTGAAGGCAAAGTTTTGGAGCCAGTTGGAGTATTTGAGGCTCTCAAGCAACAGGGAAAATATGAAACTGGGCAGGTAAGTGTTTGAGTGGGATTTTAAAGTGACTCTGACCCTGGGGGTGGAAGCTGGAAACAGACCTCTGGTGTTGGCTGGGCAGGGATAGGCGGGTGGTGGGTCGGAAGATCCACACCAAGCCCCAGTCCCTAGATGGAAGGGTGGGCATGGACTCTctaagaccagaagacattggggttgaagtaaggccattcagcccatcgagtccactctaccatttaatcatgactgatgggcatttcaactctacttacccAAACTCTCCCAGTAGTCCtgaattccttgtgagatcaagaatttgtcaatctctgtcttgaagccatttaacgtcccggcctccactgtactcCGTGACattgaattccataggcccaccactttggcctgaagaaatgtctcctcacttctgttttaaattgaccccctgtaattctaaggttgtgtccatgggtcctacagtccccgcctaacggaaacaatttcccagcatccaccctttctaagccataaAATGCAGCTTGGCTtggccgaggctggaattgaaccagggtctctggcgctgtaaggcagcagtgcgaactactgagccactgtcccaCCCTAAGACCCAGTCCCTTAGATGGTGAGTCCAACCCCCTCTCTGCTTCACTTTCTGGCAGACATTGGCTGCTTGTGTGGCTTTGTACTGAACGAGCTGTTCATGCTCTTTGCTTGATGTTTCGGAGAATGCGAGAAGAGTTTGTTCAAACAAAGCAGATTCTGAGAGTATTTGACAGCATGAATATTGGGATGGGTCTAGAATTACAGCTCACTGACCCAGGTTATGAAGTTCAGCCATTTTGGACTAAGATGAAAAATGTCTTGATTGTGAGAGTTGGgaacttctggaattctgtttgcTCAGAGCGCTAGAAATGTCCAGCCAGAGTATATTCAAGATTGATGTAGTTAGACACAGATGTTTGGAGGAAGTAAGAGTGTAATGTTCATGTTACTGAACCAGTCATCTACAATCCTGGGCTAATATTCAGGGGACAAGAATTAGAATCCTAGCAGAGCAGTTGttgaaaattaaattcaaattaaaaAATTGAGATTATAAAAGCTTTTCAAATGGCAACTGTGTAACCATTGTAGATAGTTGTAAATATCTATCTGGTTTACTAAAGTTAGGGAATCCTTATCCAGTCTGGCTtgtttgtgactccagacccactgcaatatggttgcctcttaactgccctatgaAAAGGCCTGTTCAAGGGCAGTTGAGGATgaacagtaaatgctggtccagccagcagcACTGACATCCCCTCACACCTGGCAGGAGAGTTGAATTATAAGATTAACTTTGATCATATTGTACAGTAGAGCAGAGCAGAGTAGATTTGAGACCAAAATAGACTCGTCTTTTCATTTGCATTATTGTTGCTCTGGCCTGGATTGTGGCTCTCAGCACTGGCTGTAATGGTGTAGCTTTATTCTGAATTACTGCAGCAGCCTCTGACCTTTTTGTGTCCTCTTCCTATAGCTATTTCTGCACAGTGTGTTTGGTTACCGAGGGATAGTCCTGTTCCCCTGGCATGCCAGGTTATATGACCGAGATGTCGCATCTTGCAGCTCTGACAGGTAAGAGGCTAGGGTCCTCAAAACAGCTTGTTGATGGCAAATATTTTATCTTGCTGATCAATCTTGAGCATTAAAGCTAGTGAGTGGTTTGTCAAGATTCCAATATGATTTTGTGGCTTTCACTGATTCTATTTCTCAGATAAGTTGCCTTTAGTTTAATGTGCAAGAGTTTGGGGAGGGCAGAAAAGCAAGGGATTGGCAGTAGATAATGATGCTCTTTGATGAGCTGgtgtagacatgatgggctgaattgcctcctgcaccattacatctgTGATTTGACATTTTAATCATGTACAAAGAGCTAACTTAACTGCCAGGGTTACATTTTTGCGATTATTCAGTGTTTTGAggaatagctcagtgagtttatttAATTGGCTCGTGCATTCTGGGTTTCAGTTCTGATCTGTATTTGCACAGCTGTTGTGAGCCCTGTTGATGGTAGGTACATCCTAAACAACTATGACATCCCAGATGGTGACTAGCTGTATCAGACCAGGAATATCCCATGTCTAACCATCTTCTGTGCTCAGTTAGTGGCAGGTGCATTGAATAATGCCTGTGTAGTTTCATCATTGCAATGAATATACACTTTCAGCAGGGAGGGAGATAGACAGTGGGGAGTGCATGCTTAAGAAGCTGAGTTAGCAGACAGGGTCCAGTCCACAACCTGTTGGGAAGGGCATGGTGGAGCCCAGTGTGCCCAGCACAAAGTCCAAATGCTGGGTTTGGGAACGGGACTGCCAAGGACTCTATTGAAGGTATGTCCAGTTTGATTGACAGAATAGGGCAGAGTTACTACAACCATTTACAAAGTGGAAACTGAAAGAAAAACcaaaggttctgaggaagggtcactcgatcagaaatgttaactctgatttctttttcacagatgctgccagacctgctgagcttttccagcaatttctgtttttgtttctcatttacataatgtgaatggaatgaaGCGGAGTAATTTGTTTTAAAGTTCAAGCTAAATGTTTGCACCAGAAATTTCTCCAATTTGATCATAGTGACTTTCACACAAATCTGGTGAATCCCAAGTGGGATACATAAACAGGATTACTGTTGTTTGAGAGAGTCTATTAGTGATGTCCGAAATCCTGTAAATGAAATTGCATGAATTCTTATCTAAGTTACTTTCATGATGCTTCTCGTTCTTTTGTAATGTTTTCCAATGTTACCCTGACAATTTTCTGCCCTGTTTGCTCAAATCAGTGCTTTAAAGGTATATCCAGGTAACCCCTTGCTGTTTGAAGTGGGAACATGCCGTGTTTTATGCTTATTATTCTCCAGCTTCATGCTGCAAATTAACctattgtgtgtctctctcgcagCAAAACAGAAAACTCAGGAACTCAAGGTTCCAAAGAGGTCAAGGGCAAAACGCACACCTACTACCAGGTGTTGATCGATACCAGGGACTGTCCTCATATAGTAAGTGTGAGCATTGCACACCAGCAATCAGGGAGTGGATGGCTTCATCAGGACGATGCAGTCAGAGATTTTTGTGTGGGAACGTATGCTCTAAAAATGCTGTCAAGCAGGTTTGTGACTCTTTGGGGAACCcctgaaggatggagagtttCCAGAATGTTTtcagctgtttaaaaaaaaatgtcatgatGTGTGGGCTCTAAGTGGAAATGTAGTGTGAGACAGAAGGAAAGGAACAGTTATGAGTATTTTCCTGACATGGTATGTTGTATTTATGTACAAATTACTCCATCATTCTTGAAGTCTCAGCACAGGGAAAGCTACTGATCAGTGGTGCTGAGCCTTACAGAATAGAGTCCGGATTAGTTTACTATCAGCCAATGCTCTGAATGTTTTACACTGTTCTGTATGTCCTCACAAGGACTAGCATAGACCAGTTAAGACTTGAGCCTAGCTCTCTATCTACATGGACTATCTGTTCATGTACCCACTCTGTCTTTAAACAGAGAGACTGATGGTTTGAACAAAATACTGGAAAACAACCAGCATCTCAGGAACTGTAACCTGGGCTGCTTTACAGAAGAGTTTGGGTTGGAGTAGAAGGTCCATATGACTAAGGAGCAGAACTGGACCACTCAGTCCATTGAGGCTACCATTTAGTGAGATCATGATCTTATAATCCTCGACTCTACCTTCCagccttttcccataacccttactgattaaaaatatgtcaCCCTCAGCCTTGTGTATATTTCACAACAGCTCAACAGCCCTCtttggaaatgaattccacagcttcactactctctgaaagaagaaattcctctgcatctTTGTGTTAAATGAGcgaaccctttattctgagattgtgctgTCAGGTCTCCACATTGtgctctccacatctaccctgctgagtcccctaagaatcttctagGTTTCACAAAGGTTGCTTCTCATTCCTCTATACTCTAAAGaacacaggcccaacctacttaaCCTCTCTCCATTAGACGGTCCGTCCAGAGCTGctatcagtctggtaaaccttctctggtcTTCATGCTTTGGCAGGAGACCTTATCTTAAGTAAGTCACCCTAAAACTATTCATTATTCCAGTTTGGCCTGACtaataccttgtatagttttaacaaaATTGATGGTAGATAAAAATCAGGGTGAGAATTATTGCTTCCAGAGATTTGTAGGAGCTATGGGAATGTGTGAATTGGGGATGAGGAATGCAGCTGGGTGGAAATTAgttcttttttgaatccttttgCAACATCATACATGAATCAACAAATCAGCAATTCTTGTTTTTCTGTTGTAGCATTCAGCTAATGTTGTACTGGTGTTCATTACCTTTGTGATGCAAACAGCCATAAACCCAGCCACTGTTAACCTCTGTTTAGCACCCCGTGATTGAATGTGTGCTTTTCTGTTGTAGTCTCAAAGGTCACAGACGGAAGCAGTAACCTTTCTCGCTAACCATGATGACAGCAGAGCGCTTTATGCTATTCCAGGTAAATTGCTGTTGTCTTATTTGTGGTGCAAAAGCAGGAAAGCTCTGGGTTTGATCATGGATCTTCTATTGTTGCTATGAAGTTAGTTGAAATCAAGTAGATTGCTTTGGCATCCCTGGAAGGATGAAGGAAAATTGATCAGGCTTTCCATTCCTGTTTGTGCTTTGGGCCCTTGCTAAACATTGAGACAGAATAGCATCCAATTCTAGTGTGACTGACCTCCCAAGCTAAACAAGCTGCAGACCCACATTATTTACTGTCTTGTTTGAGGAGTGGTCACAGAAGAGGCTTCGGAGACCATCTGCTCctttggtgctgtgagccagTATAGAATCATACCTACATGTCATCTGAAGTTGTTGCCTGTGCCCTGACTTGCATCAAGTCCATTTCATCCATCGCCCCTGTATTGTTTACATTTGTTCGAAGTCCAGCAGTACCTTGATTTTCAAGCTGTTGTATTTTTGTTCTCATATCCTGTCATGACTTTGTTCCTCCCTGGCTCGAGAACTTTCTCCAGCCCAATAATCCTCAGGATACCTGTGCTTATTTCATTCTGGCTGTTGACTTCCCcattttaatcactccaccatAAGCAATGGTCTGTTCAGCTTCCCAAAATATCCAGATCCTTCCCTAAACCcctcattttttaaaactcttcAAACGCCCTCTTTGGCCAAGCTTTTGGATGTACCTCTTCATTAGGCTCAGTCTAAAAtttttgtttgataatgttcgTGTGAAGCAGTGTGAGATGTTTTCCTGCATGAACAGCATTGTATCAGTAAGGGTCTTTATGGAGGAAAGAAAGCTGCAAGCACAAGGGATTCTGGTTTGGGAGTAAGATGGAGGTGCTGCTGGAGAGGCTGCACACAGCTTATGAAACCATTACTTGTGTGTAATGCAGTTCCTTAACAAAAGCTTGTAAATGTGTTTGAAAGGTATGAGTGAACATTTCTCTTGTATTAGGTTTAGACTATGTGAGCCATGAAGACATCCTGCCTTACAGCTCCTCAGATAGAAGCCCCATCCAGCATGAGTTATTTGAAAGATTTCTCTCCTATGACCCTTCAAAAGGTATGTCAGAATTCAGTCTCTAAACAAGCTTCTCTCTGCTTTGCTTCTGTGAAGTATTTTGTGTAATTTTACAAGAACCTGCAGTTGTTTGATTTTGTAGACTGTTATTTGTGGGCATCAGACTGAAGatcaggatgcagagctgagtaTAATTAAGGCCAGAAATGAACTTGAACTGAAAGAGGGGTTTCAGCTTGGCACTGTTTGTAGCAATGCCTGCTATTCTCAGTCCCCACTGAAATGTTGTGGATACAAATCCCACTCTGGAAGTGGAGCAAACATTCTGGTAAGGCCACACTGACAAAGGTTCACTACTGAGGGAGGGCCAGACGGTCCAATGGACAATGCtgtgggagcgccgcactgtcggacggtcagggCTGCGGGAGCCCCGCACCATCAGAGGTGCTGTCCTTCAGTGGAGGCTTAAACAATGTCACCGTTGGCCTGCTGTGTAGATCATACAAACCCATGGATTACAACAACCTTGATTTCGAAAAGCTAAAAGTTCACCAGGGTTTCTCTCGAGTGTTGTCTGCAATGGGTCATCAGCATGTTCCCTGGTCCCATCCCAGGAACTCTGGCAGGCTCCTGCTGATGCCGATTGTATACACCCCACCATGGCCCACTCGAGAAATATGGCGTCAGGATTTACTGCAGTGCTTCACACCTAAAGACATCGGCTTAATCAAATTGGAGATGAATTACAAATGGAGCAAGATGGCAGCCTAATGCATTGCGAAATAGAAATATTCAGCATATTGAAGAACTTCTACTGTCTTCAGCTCAAACAAGCAAGTTTTTGTGATGTTTCATTTTTGTAAATAAAACTCATTTGTCAAAAAAATGACCCACTCTCCAAGCATTTTCCTTTCTCGATGAATGTCACTGTCAGCAGACTTATTGGCTGTTTAGTAATCTGTCAGAATGATTCTAGTTAACTGCTAATTAATGGACTCCTGTCATGATTATTTCAATGCTAAGTGCATTGAAGTATTTCTGGGACAATGTTAAGGTAAATATACATTATGAATATAATTTTCCTGCTACTCAAGATGAGGAGCTGTGGTGCTGAACTCTTCCAATTTTAGGTCCCCTTTGTTGTCAGGAAGAGCCCTCTGGGTAGATATAACCACATGCATAGAGGATATCCCTTTATCTTGCTGTAATGTTGTACCTCACCTGCAGTACAGCATTTCTTCAAGAAACTCCAGTAACGTGATATTTTTCCACATGCCACATCAACGATcctatgaaataaaaaaaatcctggaGCATCTGAGTGGTATCTGTGCAGAAAGTTCACATTTCATTCCCCAATATGATTCAACATTGATTGAGGGAGAAATGCTGACTTTGACCCCTACTGAATTCTTTTGGTCTTTGCAATCCACAGGATTTTTCTGATATACAAAACAGTTAGCACACCGGGGAAATTACATTAGCAGCAGAAGCAGCTTTGGGCTAGGGGAAGAAAATTGGTCCGATCCCATCTCTTGGTCACTAAGAATTGTACAATAGTGCAGCAGAAAGGATTTGCAGGGTATTACAGATATTGATTGTGATCAACTATAATCTTCTCTCTGATCTAATAGCCAACTCACTCATTGAGGAATAGGTACTAGACTGAGGTAAAGAGGCCTCTAGCCTCAGTGAAAATACTCCAGAATTCTGTGCTGCATTATTTCAGCGTTCCCTTTGGCATTGTTGTGGAATTGTTGCTTAACAGACTGACTTACCAGTACTTTATCCAGGGCAATTGAAGGGTAATAAATGGGCTGCtgaacggttagcactgctgcctcacagcaccagagacccgggttcaatttcagcccgGGCGCCTAatagtggagtttgcatgttctcaacatgtctgtgtgggtttcctctggatgatcccatttcctcccacagtccaaagatgcgcaagttaggtggattggccatgctgaattgcacctagtgtccagagatgtaccGGGTcagtggtttagccatgggacatcagggacagcatagggggtggtgggtgagtctggatgggatgctcctcggagggtcggtgtggactcaatggaccaaatggcctgctgcaGAACTGAAAGGATACTATGAAATGCTAGCATTACTAGTAACTCTCAAATTCCACCGAAAAATAAAACATAGTGGGAAAACTTTCTATTGTCCAGttggttttcagcatctgtgtTGGTTTGTCCAAGTGACGTGGATCTGGATTTAAAATGTTGCACTGTTTCACCCAGCAGCCTTGCCATTTGTAGCCAGAGATACGCTCCGTGCTTGGCAGGAGAAGAACCATCCCTGGCTGGAGCTCTCTGATGTACATCGAGAAACAACAGAGAACATCCGGGTTACCGTTATACCCTTCTACATGGGCATGCGGGTAAGAATCTCCAGTTGGCTTGTACCACACGCCAGGATTTCTTTCATGTTGGTGCTAACAATGCTTGATAAAACTTGCTAATGAATTTCAGCTTTCTCCATTTTGCAGTTGTTAATTTTACACAATGCCTCTAAATGGGTTTTGCTGGTAAAAGGTCATGCTAATACAGCTTTTCATTTGGATTCATCCGGACAGAAGTACAATAACACTAACTCTCAAAGAGAACAGAAATGTGTATTGCTTAAGTTTGAGGGTACTGATTGGTTGGTTGAGAAGTGGATGAAATGGATTTTACAAGTGGGAGCAGTGcccacgcccccaccccccccaattcAGCTCCCTCatgaaatcttcaatcagatctcccaaCTTTTTCAATCTACTGTCATAATGAGGTGCTTCCTCCTTAGAGCTATTCTTGGAAATCATTTCTGCACTTGCTGCAGTATGTTCCCACCCTTCCTATAGTGTGACTCCCAGGACTCTATACACTACTCCAGGTGAGGACTAAcaaatgtcttgtacaagttTATGCTGTGTTCCTGTTAATAAAGCTGTGGGCACTGTTTGCTCATTAATTGCTCTCTGTGTCTGCCACGTTCAATGTTCTGTGAACACTGTTTATACTCAAGTCCCTCTTCTGCACTCCTTTAGAATTGCCTGTCCACGTTGTTCTTAtttaaatgtatcacctcacacttatgtgTATTGAACATCATCTGCCACCTGCCTGCCTCTTCCACTAACTTGTTTATGTCCTGTTCAAGTTCTATACTTTCCATTTCActgtttagatattttctaatcaatcttcagtgatgttatgacacacctctagaacaggtgggacttgaaccttgacTTCCTGGATCAGaaatagggacactgccactgtgtcATAGTTTACTCACCAACATTTTGTTGTAATTATCCATGTAGCTTAGTATGTGCTGTGGGCATAGTCCAACCTATCCAACAATTGAAATGTTCACTTAAATATTCATGTCTCAGGCCTGTGCTCATTTCTGAAGCGCTGACCCTCCTGCATGGAGGTGACTATtggggttgaaaaatgtgttgctggaaaagtgcagcaggtcaggcagcatctaaggagcagaagaatcgacggttcaggcataagcccttcttcaggacaactGGAGTTGCCTTAGAATCATAGACAGGTACAGCACTGAAGGAGACTAGTGTTGACCTTGTTTAGACAGGAAGAGCTTCCGTTGCTAGCATTGCTCAAGTTCCAGATAGCAAAGTAAACAAGGCTGTCCTGCAGGAGCTGGAGGAAGGTGGGTGAGGTATGAACTCTCTCATGTTCGAGGGTGGATGAGGTGCATTAATTAATCGCTGCCACAGAAAGTGCTGGCCTTAGCTCGAGGTCACTCACATGAATAATGCTGTGTTGTTTGGAGGGATAGTGAGTGGAAGCCTGGCTTATTCTTTGGACAACAATGTCTCTAAATTGTGTTGatgttgcagtttgtttcagaGTGTATGTTT is a genomic window containing:
- the poldip2 gene encoding polymerase delta-interacting protein 2 isoform X3, which gives rise to MAAPVLSRCLSALAVNPALRLRALTACSACGVGQRQQQHARLLSSRNRPEGKVLEPVGVFEALKQQGKYETGQLFLHSVFGYRGIVLFPWHARLYDRDVASCSSDSKTENSGTQGSKEVKGKTHTYYQVLIDTRDCPHISQRSQTEAVTFLANHDDSRALYAIPGLDYVSHEDILPYSSSDRSPIQHELFERFLSYDPSKAALPFVARDTLRAWQEKNHPWLELSDVHRETTENIRVTVIPFYMGMREAQNSHVYWWRYCIRLENLGTEVVQLRERHWRIFSLSGTLETVRGRGVVGREPVLSKEQPAFQYSSHVSLQAPSGHMWGTFRFEKPEGSQLDVRIPPFSLESNKDDKAPPAGYSW
- the poldip2 gene encoding polymerase delta-interacting protein 2 isoform X2; protein product: MAAPVLSRCLSALAVNPALRLRALTACSACGVGQRQQQHARLLSSRNRPEGKVLEPVGVFEALKQQGKYETGQLFLHSVFGYRGIVLFPWHARLYDRDVASCSSDSKTENSGTQGSKEVKGKTHTYYQVLIDTRDCPHISQRSQTEAVTFLANHDDSRALYAIPGLDYVSHEDILPYSSSDRSPIQHELFERFLSYDPSKALPFVARDTLRAWQEKNHPWLELSDVHRETTENIRVTVIPFYMGMREAQNSHVYWWRYCIRLENLGTEVVQLRERHWRIFSLSGTLETVRGRGVVGREPVLSKEQPAFQYSSHVSLQAPSGHMWGSYCFERANQSPFDVRIPPFSLESKAEDSPNGFLPGPFTTLT
- the poldip2 gene encoding polymerase delta-interacting protein 2 isoform X4; this encodes MAAPVLSRCLSALAVNPALRLRALTACSACGVGQRQQQHARLLSSRNRPEGKVLEPVGVFEALKQQGKYETGQLFLHSVFGYRGIVLFPWHARLYDRDVASCSSDSKTENSGTQGSKEVKGKTHTYYQVLIDTRDCPHISQRSQTEAVTFLANHDDSRALYAIPGLDYVSHEDILPYSSSDRSPIQHELFERFLSYDPSKALPFVARDTLRAWQEKNHPWLELSDVHRETTENIRVTVIPFYMGMREAQNSHVYWWRYCIRLENLGTEVVQLRERHWRIFSLSGTLETVRGRGVVGREPVLSKEQPAFQYSSHVSLQAPSGHMWGTFRFEKPEGSQLDVRIPPFSLESNKDDKAPPAGYSW
- the poldip2 gene encoding polymerase delta-interacting protein 2 isoform X1 produces the protein MAAPVLSRCLSALAVNPALRLRALTACSACGVGQRQQQHARLLSSRNRPEGKVLEPVGVFEALKQQGKYETGQLFLHSVFGYRGIVLFPWHARLYDRDVASCSSDSKTENSGTQGSKEVKGKTHTYYQVLIDTRDCPHISQRSQTEAVTFLANHDDSRALYAIPGLDYVSHEDILPYSSSDRSPIQHELFERFLSYDPSKAALPFVARDTLRAWQEKNHPWLELSDVHRETTENIRVTVIPFYMGMREAQNSHVYWWRYCIRLENLGTEVVQLRERHWRIFSLSGTLETVRGRGVVGREPVLSKEQPAFQYSSHVSLQAPSGHMWGSYCFERANQSPFDVRIPPFSLESKAEDSPNGFLPGPFTTLT